A window of Paraburkholderia sp. PGU19 genomic DNA:
GACGCATTGCCGCACGGACCGGCCGTCTGGATCTGCGGCGACTGCCATACAGGCAATCTCGGTCCGATTGCAAATGCCGAAGGCGAGGTTGAGATCCAGATTCGCGACCTTGATCAGACCGTCATTGGCAACCCCGTTCATGATCTCGTGCGTCTGGGACTATCTTTGGCGATGGCGGCACGCGGCTCGTCGCTCTCGGGCTTGCATGTGGTGCGGATGACGGAAGCGCTGGCGGCCGGCTATCAATCGGCGTTTGCAGGACATCCGAAAATCCGCCGGCCAGCGCCCGTGCAGGTCGTCATGAAGGAAGCGGTGCGCCGCTCATGGCGACATCTCGCGCGGGAGCGCATAGAGGATCTGGAGCCGACGATACCGCTCGGCAAACGGTTCTGGCCGCTAGCGAAACGAGAGGCCAAGGGGATCGCAGCGCTTTTTCTCGACCAGGATATCGCGAGCCTGGTGACATGCCTGAAAGGCCGCGATACGGCGGGCGACGGTCGAATGCTCGACGCCGCGTACTGGGTGAAGGGTTGCAGCTCGCTCGGACGCTTGCGGTATGCGGTATTGCTCAACGTGGAAGGAGGCGCGATCGGAGGCGACGACCTTTGCCTGATGGACGTCAAGGAAGGCGTCAAGGCCGCCGCGCCCCGCTACGACAGCACGACGATGCCGCGCGACAACGCGCAGCGTGTCGTTGAAGGGGCGCGACATCTTTCACCGTTTCTCGGTGAACGGATGCGCGCTGCACGAGTGCTCGAGCGAGCGGTTGTGGTCCGCGAGCTTCTGCCGCAGGATTTGAAGCTCGAAATCGACAGGCTCGATAAAGACGACGCCATGAAGGTGGCACAGTATCTCGGCGCCGTAGTGGGAAAGGCGCATGCGCGACAGATGGATAAAGCGACCCGCAGGAGTTGGCTCGCAGAATTAGGAAGAAACCGCCCGAAAACAATCGACGCGCCGTTGTGGCTGTGGAACAGCATACTGCAGCTGGTGAGTAGCCACGAGGCGGGTTATCTGGAGCACTGTCGTCGGTTTGCGACCGGGAAATAGCGGGATCGGGGCGATACTTCTTCAGGTTCAGATGCTGGTTGCGCCGCGTTGAGGATCGACGCGCTACGCATGTGGGCGCCCGCCCGCTCGGGAAACCATTAATCAGCACGAGCG
This region includes:
- a CDS encoding DUF2252 family protein gives rise to the protein MHLLVKCDWRTLVSKRMQSKTSGLPSPEDRQTVLADLRRLKMARSPHAYVRGNTEQFYAWLVEHNGDALPHGPAVWICGDCHTGNLGPIANAEGEVEIQIRDLDQTVIGNPVHDLVRLGLSLAMAARGSSLSGLHVVRMTEALAAGYQSAFAGHPKIRRPAPVQVVMKEAVRRSWRHLARERIEDLEPTIPLGKRFWPLAKREAKGIAALFLDQDIASLVTCLKGRDTAGDGRMLDAAYWVKGCSSLGRLRYAVLLNVEGGAIGGDDLCLMDVKEGVKAAAPRYDSTTMPRDNAQRVVEGARHLSPFLGERMRAARVLERAVVVRELLPQDLKLEIDRLDKDDAMKVAQYLGAVVGKAHARQMDKATRRSWLAELGRNRPKTIDAPLWLWNSILQLVSSHEAGYLEHCRRFATGK